In Deinococcus irradiatisoli, the genomic stretch GACGAACCAGGTGATCAGGCAGATCACCGCCGACACCGCGATCACGAAGAGGCGGTACTTGGGAAACACCACGAAGCCGAGGTTGACCACCCCCGCCAGGCTGGCCGGGGCCGTGTACGGCGCGCTCGACACCGCGAACTGCGAGAGCATTTCCTGCTTGACCAGGTCCTGCAGCAGCAGGGTCAGGCCAAAAGTCAACAGCAGGTTGTAGCTGTGGTCCAGGCCGTAGAGCCGCCGCAGCAGGGTGCGCTCCAGAAGCACGCCGAAGGCGCCCACGATCAGCGGGGCCAGGATCAGCGAGGGCCAGAAGCCCAGCCCCAGCGTCTGGCCCAGCGCGAAGGCCACGAAGGCGCCGAGCATGTACAGCGCGCCGTGCATGAAGTTCACGATCCGGAGCATCCCGAAGATGACCGCCAGGCCCAGGCTCAGCAAAGCGTAGAACGCCCCGTTGACCAGGCCGTTGAACACCTGGATGAGCAGCAGTTGCAGATTCACGCCTTTCTCCTGCACTCAAAAGGAAAAGAGGCGCGGCCCACGCCGCAGCCCCCCTCCGGTTTTCCGGTCATTACATCTTGCACTTGCTCTCGCTCAGCGGCATGAAGGCCTTGGAAGCGGGAATGGTCGCCACCTTGGTGAAGTAGTCGCCCGGCTCCTTGGCCTGCGACTTGGGCTTGACCTCCACGGTGTAGACGTTGAGCAGCACCCGGTGGTCCTGCGGGCGGATGCTGGCATTGCGGGCAAAGAAATCGCTGAAGCTGTAGCCTTCCAGCGCCTTCACCACCGCGTCACTGTCGTCGGTCTTGGCGCGCTTGACGGCGTTCATGTACTGCATGGCTGCCGAGTACACCCCGGCCTGTGCCCAGGTGGGTTTCTTGCCGAAGGCCTTCTCGAACTTGGCGGCCCAGTCGCGCGAGCGCTGATCGAGGTTCCAGTACCAGGGAATGGTGGCGAGCGCGCCGGCGTAGGCGTCCTGGCCCAGCGCGGCGATGTCGGTCTCGAACAGCAGCCCGATGCCCAGCCCGATGCCCTGGGCCTTGAGCCCGAACTCGTTGTACTGCTTGACCACGTTCACCAGATCGGCCCCGGCCTGCATGGTGCCGAAGATCTTGGGCCTCAGGCTCTGGGCCTTGAGCAGGTAGCTCGAGAAATCGGTGTTGGGAAAGGGGGTCGCCTCGCTGGGCGTGATCAGCTTGCCGCCGGTGGCCTGCACCGCCGCCGTCATCTGGCGGTTGAGGTCCTGCCCGAAAGCGTAGTTGGGGTAGATGATGTACCAGCTCTTGCCGCCCTTGCGGGTAGCGGCCACGCCGGTGCCGTTGGCGAGCATGTAGTTGTCGTAGGCGTAGTGGAAGGTGTACTTGTTGCAGTTCTCGTTGGTCAGCGCGGTGGTGCCGCCGGTGACGACCATCGCCACGGTCTTCTTCTGGCGGGCGATCTCGGTGGCGGCCAGGGCGGTGGAGCTCGTCGGCATGTCGAGCAGCACGTCCACGTTCTGGCGGTCGATCATCTCGGCGGCCTTGTTGCTGGCGACGTCGGCCTTGTTCTGGTGGTCCACGCCCAGCACCTGCACCTTGCCCTTGTAGCCGGGGTTGGCGGCCATAAAGTCGTCGGCGGCCATCTGGGCGGCCTTGACGCTGCCCGCGCCGGAAAGTTCGGAATACACGCCGGAGAGGTCGGTCAGCACGCCGAGCTTGATGATGCCGTCGCTGAGTTTGGCGGTCTGGGCCAGCGACATGGACGCGGTGGAAAGCAGCAGGGCGGTCAGGATACGTTTGTTCATACAGTCCTCCATAAAAACGGAACTTACACGCTGAGGTAACGCAGCAACGCCGAGCGGCGCTGGGCCACCTCGCTGCGGGCCACTTCGTCCATCACTTGGCCGTCCACCAGCACGTAATGGCGGTCGGCCAGTTTGGTGGCGAAGCCGAGGTTCTGCTCCACCAGAATCACCGCCAGGCCCTCCTCACGCAGCCGGGCGAGCATCTCGCCGATGCGCTGCACGATCACCGGGGCCAGGCCCTCGGACGGCTCGTCGAGCAGCAGCAGTTTGGGCGCGCTGCGCAGCACCCGCACGATCGCCAGCATCTGCTGTTCGCCGCCGGAGAGCTTGGCGCCGGAATGGTGGGCGCGCTCACGCAGCACCGGGAACGCCTCGTAAGCACGCTCGGTGGTCCAGCCGCCGGGGCGCAGCGGCGGCAACTCCAGGTTCTCGCGCACCGTCAGGTTGCCCAGAATGGCCCTTTCCTCCGGCACCCAGGCCACACCGCGCGCGGCGACGCGGTTGCTGCTGAGTTTCAGGAGGTCCTGGCCCTCGAACCTGACACTTCCGGTGCGGCTTTCCAGCACCCCCATGATGCTTTTCAGGGTGGTGGACTTGCCGGCCCCGTTGCGCCCGATCAGCGACACGATCTCGCCAGGCATGACCTTCAGGTGCACGCCGTGCAGCACGTGGCTCTGGCCGTAGTAGGCGTTGAGGTCGCGCACCTCGAGCAGCGGCGCTGTGCCCCCGGCGGCCGGGCGGCTCACGGCGGGCGCGGTCACTCGCTTTCCTCGCCGAGGTAGGCCTCGATGACGCGAGGATCGCGGCTGACATCCTGATAGCTGCCGCTGGCGAGCACCGAGCCGTATTGCAGCACGGTAATGCGGTCGGCCAGGGTCGAGACCACGCTCATGTTGTGCTCCACCAGCACCACCGTGCGCCCGGCGGCCACCTCGCGCACCAGCTGGGTCACGCGGGCGATGCCCTCGCTGCCCATGCCGGACGTCGGCTCGTCGAGCAGCAGCACCCTGGGGTTCTGGGTCAGCGAGATGCCGATTTCGAGTTGCCGCTTCTCGCCGTGCGAGAGGTCGGCGGCCAGCCGGTGCTGCAACGGCTCCAGACCCACCTGCGCCACGATCTCGTCCACCCGGCCCGACAGCGGAGCGAGCTTGCGGCGTGAACTCCAGAACTGCCCCGGCAAGGGCGTGGGCGACTGCAGGGCCGCCAGCAGGTTCTCGCGCACGCTGAGGCTGGAAAATACGCTGCTGATCTGAAACGACCTCGACAGGCCCCGGCGCACGATCTGGTGCGGCGCCAGGGTATCGATGCGCTCGCCGAACAGCCGCACCTCGCCGCGACTGGGCCGCAGAAAGCCGGAGAGCAGATTGAACAGGGTGGTTTTGCCGGCACCGTTGGGGCCGATCACCGCGTGAATTTCACCCTGGCGAATGTCGAGATTCACGTCTTTGGTGGCGCTGAAGCCGCGAAACTCCTTGGACAGGCCCACCGCCTGCAAGGCGGGCAACGCCGTCACGGAACACCCTTGTTACCGAACAAGCTTCACCTCCAGCGCCGAAACGCTGCTGCTTTGTTTAGAACTCAAATTGTAAGACTGTGCAAGGTTAGCAGATGCTCCGGCCCGCCGCCAAGCTGTTCCCCGGTGAGTTGCCAGGGGCGGCCTACGAGCGCCTCTAGGTGTGGGCCGGCGGCGGCCATGCGAGGTGCATTAGCATTCAACCCATGAACGACCTCGACCCGGCGCTTGACCTTTCCTACGACACCCTGGCGGTCCACACCGGCATCGGCCGGGGCACCGGGGTGGGCGTGGGCATTCCGATTCAGCAGATGGCCGCTTTTCAGTTCGACAGCCTGGAAGCCGCCGCCGAGGAATTCCAACTCAACACCGGCAGCAGCTACGCCCGGATTCAGAACCCCACCACCAAGGCGCTCGAAGCCCGCATCACCGCACTCGAAGGCGGCAGCGACACGGTCTGCCTCGCCAGCGGGCAGGCGGCCAGCTTCACCGCCATGCTCAGCGCCTGCCGCGCCGGGGACCATATCGTTGCCACCTCCAGCCTCTTCGGCGGCTCGGTGGGCTTGCTGAGCAACATCCTGCCGCTGATGGGCATCACCGCCACGCTGGTGCCGAACACGCCCGAAGCGGTCAGCAGCGCCATGCAGCCCAACACCACCCTGGTCTGGGCCGAGACCATCGGCAACCCGGCCGGAGACGTGGCCGACCTTTCGGCCCTGGCCGAGATCGCCCACGCGCAGGGCGCCCTGCTGGGGATCGACAACACCTGGGGCGGCGTGGGGCTGCTGTGCCGACCGCTGAACTTTGGGGCCGACATCGTGACGCACAGCCTCACCAAATGGGCCGGCGGCCACGGCGCGGTGTTGGGCGGCAGCGTCACGGTGGGCCACCAGCACGACCTGAGCCGCAACGCCATCTATACCGGCGGCTCACCGAGCCTGCTCGACACGCGCGGCGCGGGCGCGTTGGCCTGGCGGCAACGCTGGTTCGGCACCTCGCAGCTGGGTATGATCCTGCCGCCACAAAGCGCTTTCCTGATTTCGCAGGGCTTAGAGACGCTGGCGCTGCGCTTAAACCGCGAGTGCCAGACCGCGCTGGCGCTGGCCGAATTTCTGGAGAACCACGCCGGGGTGGGCCGGGTCAGCTATCCGGGCCTGGAAAGCAGCGGCCATCACGCCCTGGCCGGCAAGTACCTCACCGGCGGCGCGGGCGCGGTGCTGACCTTCGAGGTCGAGCAGCCCGCCACCTTCCTGGCGCGCCTGAAGGTGATCCGGATGGCCCCCAACCTGGGCGACACCCGCACGCTGGCGGTGCATCCCTGGACCACCACCCACGGCCGCATGCCGGAAGCCGACCGCCGCGCCGCCGGGGTCAGCCCCCAGAGCATCCGCATGAGCGTGGGTGTCGAGTCGCTGGCCGACCTTCAGGCCGATCTGGAACAGGCGCTGGCCTGAGCCGCTTCAGAGCTTGACCACGTTGCAGGTGCAGCGCGCCAGCGTGGTGAGCTTGCCGCGCTCGTCCTTGAGCTCGATCTGCCACACCATCACGCTGCGGCCCCGGTAACTCAGCGTGGCCTCGCCCGTCACCACGCCCGAGAGCCCGGCCCGGACGTGGGTGGCGCTGATGTCCACCCCCACCGCCGTGTGGGTGCGGGTGTCGATGTTGAGCCACGAGCCGATACTGGCGAGTTCCTCGGCCAGGGCGATGCTGGCGCCGCCGTGCAGCCGCCCGGCCGGTTGACGGTTGCCTTCCACCGGCAGGGTGCCGACCAGGCGTTCGCGGCTGGCCCAGATCACGCGGATGCCGATCCGCTGCCCCAACGTGCCGGGCCGGTCAGAGAGCCGCCGGCCCAGTTCCTCGGGGCTGAGGGTATCCAGCAGGGCGGGGTCGTAGGCGCTCAGCGGCGAATCGGGAGCAGTCATACCATAACTGTACGGGGGACGCGAAGAATCTTCACAAATCTCCGCGAAACTGGGCAGGTCATGAAGTTTCCCCTGCCCAAACGACCGCCCCAACACCGTCTGAGCCGCATCGAAGGCGTGCTCGGCACGGCGATGGAACTGCAGGTGGTGGCCGGCAACCGGGCGCAGCTTGACGCCGCCGAGGCGGCCGTGATGGCCGAACTCGACCGGCTGGAGCAGGTGTTCAGCCGCTTTCGCCCGGACAGTGAGTTGAACCGGCTGCTGGCCCAGGCCCGGCCCGGCACGCCGGTTCGGGTGTCGGCGGACTTCGCCGCGCTGCTTTCACAGGCCGAACACTTCATGACCGTCACCGGCGGTGCGTTTCATCCGGCAGCCGACACGCTCGCCAGGTTGTGGGCGGCGGGCGAGCCCGGCCCCGCCGAGTTGCAGGGCGTGCTGGAGAAGCTGCGCTCTCCCCTCTGGACCCTGGAGGGGCAGCCCGTCACGCTGCACACCGACCTGACGCTCAACTTCAACGCGCACGCCAAGGGGTTCATCACCGACCGGGCGGCGCAGGCGGCCTCCGCGTCGCCGGGCGTTCGGGAAGTGCTGCTCAACATCGGCGGCGACGTGCGCCACCTGGGGCCGAGGCCCGTGCAGGTAGGCGTGGAAGCGCCGGGCCCACTGGCCGACAACCGCCCGCCGCTGCTGCACGTCACGGTGCACAACCAGGCGGTGGCGACCAGCGGGCACGCCCACCGGGGCGCCCACCTGTTCGATCCGCGCAGCGGCCGGCCCACTTCTGCCGAGCGTGCCGTTTCGGTGCTGGCGGGCAGCTGCGCCGAGGCCGACGCCCTGTCCACGGCGTTCTGCGTGCTGGACCCGGCAGAAAGCCTGCAGGTGGCTGACCGCCTGCCCGGCGTGGGCGTGCTGATTCTCGAAGGCCCGCATCGCTACAGCAACCACTTTTGGCAACAACACCAGACGCAACACTGAATGCCGCCGGTTTTCCGGCTCCCTTCCCTCAACTTTCACCGGCCTCCCCGGCCGCCTTCCCCCGGAGGAACTTCAATGCCCAATTCCATCAACCGCCGCCGCTTTCTGGAACAGGCCCTCAAGGGCGCGGCCGCCCTCACCGCCGCGATGAGCCTGCCGCAGCTCGGTTCGGCCTTTGCCGCCACCAGCACGCCCAGCAAGGCCGCCCTGCCGAGCACCATGGAGCTGGCAATCAATCTGGCGCTGGCCCAGCCCAGCGGCTTTCGCTACAACCGGCCCTACGTGGCGGTGTACATCGAGGACGCCCAGGGCAACCCGGTACGCACCGTCAGCCTGTGGGCCGAGACCTCGCGCCACGCCCGCTACCTCACCGAGCTGCGCCGCTGGTTCTCGGAAAGCAGCGACCTGATTCCCACCGTGTCGAGCCCCACCCGCAACCCCGGCCAGTACACCCTGGTCTGGGACGGCAAGACCGATCAGAACAAGCCCACGCCGCAGGGCGAGTACTACGTGTGCGTGGAAGCCGCCCGTGAGCACGGCCCCTACGGCCTGGTGCGCCAGAAGGTCACGCTGGGCACGGCGCCGCTCAAGAAGAGCCTGGACACCAGCGTCAACCCCGATCTGAGCAGCGTCAGCGTGGAGTACCGCAAGAAAGCATGACGCCTGACCGCGCTGCCGCTGCCGCTGCCCGCCCCGCAGCGCGTCCACGCCCGCTCAAGGCCCGGCTCAACGTCTGGCTCAGGTGGCTGCACACCTACATCTCGATGTTCAGCTTGCTGCTGATCCTGTTTTTCGCCGGCACCGGGGTGACACTCAACCACCCCGACTGGACCTTCGGCGGCGTGGAAAAGCAGCAGCAGTTCAGCGGCACCCTGCCGGCCGGCTGGAAGACCGGCGACACGGCCAACGCCCTGACCATCGCCGAATTTCTGCGGGCCAAGTACGGCCTGCACGGCACCGCTGGCGATTTTCAGTACAGCGGCGGCGCCGGCGGCCTGAGCTTCCGGGCGCCGGGTTACAGCGCCGACGTGCAGTTCGACGACAGCGGCAAGTACAGCGTGAACGTGGACGCGCTGGGCGCGCTGGCCGTCGCCAACGACTTCCACAAGGGCCGTGACGCGGGCGGGGCCTGGAGCTGGGTCATCGACGTGTCGGGCATCTTCCTGGTCGTGGTGGCACTGACTGGGCTGGGCATCATGCTGTTTCTGAAAAAGGTCCGCACCGCTTCTCTGATCAGCATCGTGGTGGGCGGTCTGGTGATGGGCTACCTGATGTGGCGGGCGATGTAACTGCACTTCACCAACGTGAAAACCGGCCTCCCCACTTCAGGGAGGCCGGTTTCGTCTGAGGCTTTAAGCCAGCGCCGAAGCCGCCGCCTTGAGCGCTTCGACTTTGCTCAGCTGCTCCCAGGGAAACTCGGGGCGGCCGAAGTGCCCGTAGGCCGCCGTGCGGGCGTAGATGGGCCGCAGCAAGTCGAGTTCGGCGATGATCGCCTGGGGTCGGGCGTCGAAATGCTCCCGCACCAGATCGGCCAGCGCCTCGTCGCTCAACTGGCCGGTGCCGTAGGTGTCCACCCGCAGCGACACCGGCGAAGCGCGGCCGATGGCGTAGGCAACTTCCACCAGCGCCCGCCTGGCGAGCCCCGCCGCCACCAGGTTCTTGGCGATGTAACGGGCGTAGTAGGCCGCCGAGCGGTCCACCTTGGTGGGGTCCTTGCCAGAGAAGGCCCCGCCGCCGTGCGGCACCGCGCCGCCGTAGGTGTCCACAATGATCTTGCGCCCGGTCAGGCCGGTGTCGCCGTGCGGCCCGCCGATCACGAACTTGCCCGACGGGTTGATGAAGAACTTGGTGTCCGGGCGCAGGTAGCCGGCAGGAATCACCGCCCGGATCACCTGGGCTTCCAGGTCGCTGCGGATCTGCGCCTGGGTGACTTCCTCGTCGTGCTGGGTCGAGATGACCACCGTATCGACCCAGGTGTCGTCGTCCTCGCGCACCACCGTGACCTGGGCCTTGGCGTCGGGGCGCAGGTAGGTCAGCACGTTTTCCTTGCGAAGCTGGGCCAAGCGGCGGGTCAGCTGGTGGGCCAGACTCACCGGCAGCGGCATCAGCTCGGGCGTTTCGTCGGTGGCGTAGCCGAACATAAGTCCCTGGTCGCCGGCCCCGATCATGCTGTGGGCGTTGGCAGGATCGGCGCGCTGGACTTCATTCATGCCGCGCCACTCCTCACTGAAGTTCACGCCCCCGGCGATGTCGGGGCTCTGCTCGTGCAGCGCCACCAGCACCGCGCTGTACTCGGCGTCGAAGCCGTAGTGGGCGCGGGTATAGCCGACTTCCTTGACCGCCTCGCGCACCACCCGCTGCACGTCCACGTGGGCGCGGTGGGCGGTGACTTCGCCGGCCACCACCGCCATGCCGGTGGTCAGCAGCGTCTCGACCGCCACCCGGCTGGTCGGCTCCTGGCGCAGAAACTCGTCCAGGATGCTGTCTGAGATGAAATCGGCCAGCTTGTCGGGGTGGCCTTCCGAAACGGACTCCGAGGTGTAGTACTTCCGCATGTCTGCCTCTGCGCCGCAAGTCTACGCGGCCGGGGTGTGTCTCACAGAACAGACCTGGAGAGGAGTGTTCACATGCCCGGCCACGGCGCAAACGGTAGCTTAACAAGCCCGGCGGCCCGAGAACAGGGGCCGGACCGGATCTGCCATCTTGGGCAGGTGTTCACCTTTGACCTAGAGCCGCTCAGCGAGGTGCTGCCCCGGCTGCGCGCCGACCTGCAAGGCAGCGGCGAAGTGACCTTCAGCGCCCCCGATCCGGACCTGGGGGCCGGACGTTATGCCGGGGAAGTCACGCCGCAGGGCCGTCACCGCTCCTACACCACCTGGCTGGACGTGGCCGACGTGCTGGGCGCCCGCCTGCTCACGCCGCGCCCGCTGGCTGAAGGGCGGGTCGAGCTGACCTTGCAGCGCCTCCCACCGCTGGCGCGCGAGGAAGGTTACGGCGTTGGCAGCGACTTTCAGCGCCTGAACAAACTGGAAGACCCCTGGTTTCTGCACGGCTTCGTGGAGGCCTTGCAGCGGGCCGACCTCTCGCCCGGCGCCCGCGTCCTGAGCGCCGGCGTCAACGCGGGCGGCGAACTCGCGGCGCTGGCCCTGGCCTACCCCGGCCACTCCTTCGACGTGGTGGGCCTGGACCTTGACGAGGGCGCCCTCACCCTGGCCCGGCAGCGCTTCCCGGACTGGACCTTTATGGTCGGCGACGTGAATGCGCTGAGCGCCGATCTGGG encodes the following:
- a CDS encoding PepSY-associated TM helix domain-containing protein; translation: MTPDRAAAAAARPAARPRPLKARLNVWLRWLHTYISMFSLLLILFFAGTGVTLNHPDWTFGGVEKQQQFSGTLPAGWKTGDTANALTIAEFLRAKYGLHGTAGDFQYSGGAGGLSFRAPGYSADVQFDDSGKYSVNVDALGALAVANDFHKGRDAGGAWSWVIDVSGIFLVVVALTGLGIMLFLKKVRTASLISIVVGGLVMGYLMWRAM
- a CDS encoding PaaI family thioesterase; the protein is MTAPDSPLSAYDPALLDTLSPEELGRRLSDRPGTLGQRIGIRVIWASRERLVGTLPVEGNRQPAGRLHGGASIALAEELASIGSWLNIDTRTHTAVGVDISATHVRAGLSGVVTGEATLSYRGRSVMVWQIELKDERGKLTTLARCTCNVVKL
- a CDS encoding aminotransferase class I/II-fold pyridoxal phosphate-dependent enzyme; protein product: MNDLDPALDLSYDTLAVHTGIGRGTGVGVGIPIQQMAAFQFDSLEAAAEEFQLNTGSSYARIQNPTTKALEARITALEGGSDTVCLASGQAASFTAMLSACRAGDHIVATSSLFGGSVGLLSNILPLMGITATLVPNTPEAVSSAMQPNTTLVWAETIGNPAGDVADLSALAEIAHAQGALLGIDNTWGGVGLLCRPLNFGADIVTHSLTKWAGGHGAVLGGSVTVGHQHDLSRNAIYTGGSPSLLDTRGAGALAWRQRWFGTSQLGMILPPQSAFLISQGLETLALRLNRECQTALALAEFLENHAGVGRVSYPGLESSGHHALAGKYLTGGAGAVLTFEVEQPATFLARLKVIRMAPNLGDTRTLAVHPWTTTHGRMPEADRRAAGVSPQSIRMSVGVESLADLQADLEQALA
- a CDS encoding FAD:protein FMN transferase, with protein sequence MKFPLPKRPPQHRLSRIEGVLGTAMELQVVAGNRAQLDAAEAAVMAELDRLEQVFSRFRPDSELNRLLAQARPGTPVRVSADFAALLSQAEHFMTVTGGAFHPAADTLARLWAAGEPGPAELQGVLEKLRSPLWTLEGQPVTLHTDLTLNFNAHAKGFITDRAAQAASASPGVREVLLNIGGDVRHLGPRPVQVGVEAPGPLADNRPPLLHVTVHNQAVATSGHAHRGAHLFDPRSGRPTSAERAVSVLAGSCAEADALSTAFCVLDPAESLQVADRLPGVGVLILEGPHRYSNHFWQQHQTQH
- a CDS encoding branched-chain amino acid ABC transporter permease; translation: MNLQLLLIQVFNGLVNGAFYALLSLGLAVIFGMLRIVNFMHGALYMLGAFVAFALGQTLGLGFWPSLILAPLIVGAFGVLLERTLLRRLYGLDHSYNLLLTFGLTLLLQDLVKQEMLSQFAVSSAPYTAPASLAGVVNLGFVVFPKYRLFVIAVSAVICLITWFVIEKTRVGSVIRAATENPVVTRAFGINVSAWITGVFGVGVALAGLAGVLAAPIYSVEPYMGAELIITTFAVVVIGGMGSILGSVVVGFAVGVLAAIGAALYPPIANTLVFILMALVLLVRPNGLFGLPEGAR
- a CDS encoding DUF2271 domain-containing protein: MPNSINRRRFLEQALKGAAALTAAMSLPQLGSAFAATSTPSKAALPSTMELAINLALAQPSGFRYNRPYVAVYIEDAQGNPVRTVSLWAETSRHARYLTELRRWFSESSDLIPTVSSPTRNPGQYTLVWDGKTDQNKPTPQGEYYVCVEAAREHGPYGLVRQKVTLGTAPLKKSLDTSVNPDLSSVSVEYRKKA
- the metK gene encoding methionine adenosyltransferase, yielding MRKYYTSESVSEGHPDKLADFISDSILDEFLRQEPTSRVAVETLLTTGMAVVAGEVTAHRAHVDVQRVVREAVKEVGYTRAHYGFDAEYSAVLVALHEQSPDIAGGVNFSEEWRGMNEVQRADPANAHSMIGAGDQGLMFGYATDETPELMPLPVSLAHQLTRRLAQLRKENVLTYLRPDAKAQVTVVREDDDTWVDTVVISTQHDEEVTQAQIRSDLEAQVIRAVIPAGYLRPDTKFFINPSGKFVIGGPHGDTGLTGRKIIVDTYGGAVPHGGGAFSGKDPTKVDRSAAYYARYIAKNLVAAGLARRALVEVAYAIGRASPVSLRVDTYGTGQLSDEALADLVREHFDARPQAIIAELDLLRPIYARTAAYGHFGRPEFPWEQLSKVEALKAAASALA
- a CDS encoding ABC transporter ATP-binding protein; the protein is MTALPALQAVGLSKEFRGFSATKDVNLDIRQGEIHAVIGPNGAGKTTLFNLLSGFLRPSRGEVRLFGERIDTLAPHQIVRRGLSRSFQISSVFSSLSVRENLLAALQSPTPLPGQFWSSRRKLAPLSGRVDEIVAQVGLEPLQHRLAADLSHGEKRQLEIGISLTQNPRVLLLDEPTSGMGSEGIARVTQLVREVAAGRTVVLVEHNMSVVSTLADRITVLQYGSVLASGSYQDVSRDPRVIEAYLGEESE
- a CDS encoding ABC transporter substrate-binding protein → MNKRILTALLLSTASMSLAQTAKLSDGIIKLGVLTDLSGVYSELSGAGSVKAAQMAADDFMAANPGYKGKVQVLGVDHQNKADVASNKAAEMIDRQNVDVLLDMPTSSTALAATEIARQKKTVAMVVTGGTTALTNENCNKYTFHYAYDNYMLANGTGVAATRKGGKSWYIIYPNYAFGQDLNRQMTAAVQATGGKLITPSEATPFPNTDFSSYLLKAQSLRPKIFGTMQAGADLVNVVKQYNEFGLKAQGIGLGIGLLFETDIAALGQDAYAGALATIPWYWNLDQRSRDWAAKFEKAFGKKPTWAQAGVYSAAMQYMNAVKRAKTDDSDAVVKALEGYSFSDFFARNASIRPQDHRVLLNVYTVEVKPKSQAKEPGDYFTKVATIPASKAFMPLSESKCKM
- a CDS encoding class I SAM-dependent methyltransferase; translated protein: MFTFDLEPLSEVLPRLRADLQGSGEVTFSAPDPDLGAGRYAGEVTPQGRHRSYTTWLDVADVLGARLLTPRPLAEGRVELTLQRLPPLAREEGYGVGSDFQRLNKLEDPWFLHGFVEALQRADLSPGARVLSAGVNAGGELAALALAYPGHSFDVVGLDLDEGALTLARQRFPDWTFMVGDVNALSADLGQFRLIVALSVLQSRGVNLDVALRGLIKRLEVGGSLIVGLPNCRYSGGEVRYGARMLNFRDPDLSLLLSDAALVRRHLHKHGFRVYVTGKYEVLITGVSARQATLTSRDDP
- a CDS encoding ABC transporter ATP-binding protein — encoded protein: MTAPAVSRPAAGGTAPLLEVRDLNAYYGQSHVLHGVHLKVMPGEIVSLIGRNGAGKSTTLKSIMGVLESRTGSVRFEGQDLLKLSSNRVAARGVAWVPEERAILGNLTVRENLELPPLRPGGWTTERAYEAFPVLRERAHHSGAKLSGGEQQMLAIVRVLRSAPKLLLLDEPSEGLAPVIVQRIGEMLARLREEGLAVILVEQNLGFATKLADRHYVLVDGQVMDEVARSEVAQRRSALLRYLSV